A window of the Cannabis sativa cultivar Pink pepper isolate KNU-18-1 chromosome X, ASM2916894v1, whole genome shotgun sequence genome harbors these coding sequences:
- the LOC115710648 gene encoding probable serine/threonine-protein kinase PBL19, which yields MNCFYYLKDKAKSKLQRSAPELKVETKSEYSGGDSRIIKSSCSANSPRGIPELYEEKAHNLRVFTFSELRIATHDFSRLFKIGEGGFGSVFKGSIKPADGNGDQIDVAIKKLNKDGSQGHKQWLAEVQFLGVVDHPNLVKLIGYCAVDGERGIQRLLVYEYMQNRSLEDHLFNKAYPTLPWKKRLDIVFGAAQGLAYLHEGLEVQVIFRDLKASNVLLDDNFNAKLSDFGLAREGPTAGHTHVSTAVMGTYGYAAPDYIETGHLTAKSDVWSFGVVLYEILSGRRSVERNRPRIEQRLLEWVKQFPPESKKFGQIMDPRLESQYSSSAARRIAKLADSCLLKSAKERPKMSQVVETLKQIMLVSEDGGNPSILESSHSNKTDMGPKPIQLGPAESWKRRMSHLEKLGEQVDGSSRRRFMIMNRAKVN from the exons ATGAATTGTTTTTACTACCTCAAGGACAAGGCCAAGAGCAAGCTACAAAGGTCAGCTCCAGAGCTGAAAGTGGAGACCAAATCTGAGTATTCAGGAGGTGATAGTAGGATTATCAAGTCTTCTTGCTCTGCCAATTCGCCACGTGGGATACCGGAACTATATGAAGAAAAAGCACATAACTTGAGAGTGTTTACCTTCTCTGAGCTCAGAATTGCTACACATGATTTCAGCAGGCTTTTTAAGATAGGTGAAGGTGGTTTTGGGAGTGTTTTTAAGGGCTCAATCAAGCCTGCTGATGGGAATGGAGACCAAATCGATGTTGCCATAAAGAAGCTCAACAAAGATGGCTCACAG GGTCATAAGCAATGGCTGGCAGAGGTTCAATTTCTGGGTGTTGTAGATCACCCGAATCTTGTCAAACTTATAGGATATTGTGCTGTGGATGGAGAAAGAGGGATCCAAAGGCTACTTGTTTATGAATATATGCAAAATAGAAGTTTAGAGGATCATCTTTTCAATAAGGCTTATCCAACTCTTCCGTGGAAAAAACGATTGGATATCGTGTTTGGAGCGGCTCAAGGATTGGCATACTTGCATGAAGGATTGGAAGTTCAG GTGATATTTCGAGATTTGAAAGCCTCAAATGTGTTATTGGATGATAATTTCAATGCAAAGTTGTCTGATTTTGGACTAGCTCGGGAAGGGCCGACGGCTGGCCATACTCATGTCTCAACTGCA GTAATGGGAACATATGGATATGCTGCAccagattacattgaaacaggcCATCTCACAGCAAAGAGTGATGTGTGGAGTTTCGGTGTGGTGCTGTACGAGATTCTTTCTGGCAGGCGGTCAGTGGAGAGAAACCGTCCCAGAATAGAACAGAGACTTTTGGAATGGGTGAAGCAGTTTCCTCCAGAAAGCAAAAAATTTGGACAGATAATGGATCCTAGACTTGAAAGCCAATATTCTTCAAGTGCGGCTAGAAGAATTGCCAAGTTAGCTGATAGTTGTCTATTGAAGAGCGCAAAAGAACGGCCGAAGATGAGCCAAGTGGTGGAGACATTGAAGCAGATTATGCTAGTTTCAGAGGATGGTGGTAATCCTTCAATTCTTGAGTCCTCTCACAGTAACAAAACTGACATGGGACCAAAGCCGATTCAGTTAGGTCCGGCTGAGTCATGGAAAAGAAGGATGTCCCACTTGGAGAAACTAGGCGAGCAAGTTGATGGCAGTAGTAGAAGAAGGTTCATGATCATGAATAGAGCCAAAGTGAATTGA
- the LOC133032132 gene encoding protein FAR1-RELATED SEQUENCE 5-like, with protein MTNEYNKPLTVLIGVNHHFNTCIFGFALLLHEKLPSYSWLLQKFLECHGDKKPNVVVTDQDAAMKQAIVEHMPDVTHRLCTWHLNTNASKKVKDPIFLKTFKDLMYNYYEEEEFEARWLDVIQTQQLTDNEWCQTTFESRQQWAETYLRGSFVAGMRTTQRCESINSALKNFLEKNYCLREFVTTIDMTVSKLRHNETANDFKSRCTRPHPPNPTCLTTYYNQCAEFYTRTMYHKVAEQLDLENNYFVIAQEQEGEWQIFTIGKFQHPDVQYRVHYCEGRRALHSKSEDSYNRAKEELERLTLMFKEEFDLNSNPEGETPQPGRYRSNPNIIKDPEVVRTKGTGNTREGPNGEQIPRNSRHCRICRSSDHDYRRCPNRQHNTGSQGQQPPNNQPASDSFNDHSNAYFPEPPSSTQKSYYGHSYN; from the exons ATGACAAATGAGTACAATAAGCCCCTCACTGTTCTCATTGGCGTCAACCACCATTTCAACACATGCATCTTCGGATTTGCTCTCCTCCTCCACGAGAAGCTTCCATCATATTCTTGGCTACTTCAAAAATTTCTAGAATGCCATGGAGATAAGAAGCCAAATGTTGTAGTTACTGACCAAGATGCGGCCATGAAACAGGCTATCGTTGAACACATGCCCGATGTTACGCACCGTCTCTGCACTTGGCATCTCAATACAAATGCTTCAAAAAAGGTTAAAGATCCGATCTTCTTAAAAACATTTAAGGATCTCATGTACAACTACTACGAGGAGGAAGAATTTGAAGCAAGATGGTTAGACGTCATCCAAACCCAACAACTAACAGATAATGAATGGTGTCAAACAACATTCGAGTCAAGACAACAATGGGCAGAAACTTATTTAAGGGGTTCATTCGTTGCAGGAATGAGAACCACACAACGTTGCGAATCCATCAACTCCGCTCTAAAAAATTTTTTAGAGAAGAATTATTGCTTGCGTGAATTTGTAACAACCATAGATATGACAGTCTCAAAGCTCAGACACAACGAGACTGCAAATGACTTCAAAAGCAGATGCACTCGACCTCACCCACCTAATCCTACATGCTTGACCACTTACTACAACCAATGTGctgaattctacacaagaaCTATGTACCACAAGGTTGCTGAGCAGCTTGATTTAGAGAATAACTATTTTGTCATAGCTCAAGAGCAAGAAGGAGAGTGGCAGATATTCACCATTGGAAAGTTCCAGCATCCGGACGTCCAATACCGAGTTCATTACTGTGAAGGCCGACGAGCACTACACT CAAAATCAGAGGACTCGTACAACCGTGCAAAGGAAGAGCTTGAACGGCTAACTCTAATGTTCAAGGAAGAATTTGACTTGAATTCCAATCCGGAAGGAGAGACGCCACAACCTGGAAGATATCGTAGCAACCCCAACATTATTAAAGACCCCGAAGTTGTGAGAACAAAGGGTACGGGAAATACAAGGGAAGGACCAAACGGGGAGCAGAtcccaagaaactcaagacattGTCGCATTTGTCGCTCATCAGACCATGATTATCGACGGTGCCCAAATCGTCAACATAACACTGGATCTCAAGGGCAACAACCTCCAAACAATCAACCAGCATCTGACTCATTCAATGACCACTCCAACGCGTATTTCCCGGAACCGCCTTCCTCCACACAAAAGTCTTACTATGGTCATTCTTATAACTAG